GGCAGCAGCACGTCCAGTGATCGTACGGAGCGCGACGAGCGAGGCGGCGCCGACGATTACGACGGTTATGGGTCCGGCGACGGCAACGACGGCCCGCAATGGAATCTCGACGAGTTCGGCCGCGCGAGCGGCGCGTCCGACGACGACGATCTCCCACCGCTGCAGGTGCAGGAAGCCGCGACGTCGCTGCGCGACCACCTGTCCGCGCAGTTGCGCGTCACGCAGGCCGGCCCGCGCGATCGTGCGCTCGTGATGTTCCTGATCGAATCGCTCGACGACGACGGCTACCTGACCGCGACGCTCGACGAAGTGCTCACCGACCTGCCGCCCGAGCTGGAAATCGACTGCGACGAACTGAACGCGGCGCTCGCACTGCTGCACAGCTTCGACCCGGCCGGCGTCGGCGCGCGCTCGGCGTCCGAATGCCTGAAGCTGCAGCTGCTGCGCCTCGATCCGTCCCCGACACGCACGCTCGCGCTCGAGATCGTGTCGCAGCATCTCGAACTGCTCGCCGCCCGCGATTTCACACGGTTGCGCAAGCACCTGAAGGCAAGCGACGACGCGCTGCGCGACGCGCATGCGCTGATCCGCTCGCTGGAGCCGTTCCCCGGCGCCGCGTACGGCAAGGCCGAGGCCGACTACGTCGTGCCCGACATCATCGTGAAGAAGGCCGGCCAGGGATGGCTCGCGGAGCTCAATCCGGAGGTCGTGCCGCGCCTGCGGATCAACAACCTGTACGCGAACATCCTGCGCAACAGCCGCGGGGATCCGTCGGCCGGTTCGCTGAAGCAACAGCTCCAGGAAGCGCGCTGGCTGATCAAGAATATCCAGCAGCGATTCGACACGATCCTGCGTGTCGCGCAGGCTATTGTCGAGCGTCAGAAGAACTTCTTTGCGCACGGTGAAATTGCCATGCGCCCCTTGGTTTTGCGGGAAATAGCTGATACGCTGGGCCTACACGAGTCGACTGTCAGCCGTGTGACAACCGGGAAGTACATGCTGACCCCGTTCGGGACGCTTGAATTTAAGTACTTCTTCGGATCTCACGTCTCGACCGACACCGGTGGCGCCGCTTCGTCGACCGCCATCCGAGCCCTGATCAAGCAACTGATAGGAGCTGAAGACCCAAAATCGCCACTTTCGGATAGCCGCATTGCCGAGCTGCTGGCAGAACAGGGGTTCGTGGTCGCGCGCCGCACGGTTGCGAAATATCGCGAAGCCCTCAAGATCCCGGCCGTCAATCTGCGAAAGTCTCTTTAGGCCTGCTGCCTGCCCGGCGGCAGGCGTGTTCCGGCCACCGCGCACACGGGGAACAGGCCGGGCGACCTGTCAGCGATACGCCGCCACGTGCGGCAGGGGCAAGTCGACCGGAGCGCCGCCTCGATGCGGCCGGGTGGTCACTCGCTTGGAGAAGCACTATGAACCTGAAGATCAGTGGACATCATCTCGAAGTCACGCCTGCAATTCGCGAATACGTGATCACCAAGCTGGACCGGGTGCTACGGCATAGCGATCAGGTGATCGATGGCACTGTGATCCTCTCGGTCGACAATCACAAGGAAAAGGACAAGCAGCAGCGCGCGGAAATCAACCTGCACCTGAAGGGCAAGGACATCTTCGTCGAAAGCGCGAACGGCAACCTGTACGCTGCGATCGATTTGCTGATCGACAAGCTGGATCGCCAGGTCGTCAAGCACATGGAGCGCCTGCAAACGCACGCGCACGACCCGATCAAGCTTCAACCGTCGATCGACCAGATCGAACTGCCGCCGCAATAACCTTTACTGCAACACGCACGCCGCCCGGTTCGCCGGGCGTTTTTTTTGCGACTCCGCGCTATGGTGCAACCGGTCCGACCGTGCCGCGCCACGCACGCGGCTGTGCTCTATAATGTTTCGGTTATCGCCGGGGGGCGTTGGGTGCGGTAGCTGCGTAGCAGGTTGCCGATGCCACATGCCTTGATATCACCGAACATGGAAAATCAGTCTGCCGCAGCAAGGAGACCCCAGGCCGCCCAATCGCCTGCCAACATGAATCGCCTAGCCAAAATCCTGCCCATAGAGAACGTCGTCATCGACCTCTCAGTCACCAGCAAGAAACGCGTCTTCGAACAAGCCGGGCTGATGTTCGAGAATCAGAACGGCATCGCCCGCAGCACCGTCACGGACAACCTGTTCGCGCGGGAGCGCCTCGGTTCGACCGGGCTCGGCGAAGGGGTCGCGATTCCGCACGGTCGCATCAAGGGTCTCAAGCACCCGCTCGCCGCGTTCGTCCGCCTCGCCGATGCCATCCCGTTCGAAGCGCCCGACGGCCAGCCGGTCGGCCTCCTGATCTTCCTGCTCGTCCCCGAGCAAGCCACCCAGCAGCACCTCGAGATCCTGTCGGAAATCGCGCAACTGCTATCCGATCGCGACGCGCGCGAGCGTCTGCACAACGAAACGGATATCGCCGAGTTGCATCGCCTGCTCACTCAGTGGCAACCTTGAGTTGATCCGGGCGGAATTTTTTCCGGTACGAGGCGGCACATGCCGCCGTCCAGGGCCGCCCGGCGCCGGCTCGGCATGGCGACGCCCGTCGCCGCGCGCATGCACCGGCTCATTGGAGTGACGAGAGTCATGGATACGTCCAGCATCAACGCCCAGAGCATCTTCGACGACAACGCGGCCACGCTGAAACTGAGCTGGCTGACGGGGCATGAAGGCTGGGAGCGCGGCTTTTCCGCCGACACGGTCGGCAATGCGACGTCGAGCGCCGACCTTGTCGGCCACCTGAACCTGATCCACCCGAACCGGATCCAGGTGCTCGGCGAAGCCGAGATCGACTACTACCAGCGGCAGACCGACGAAGACCGCTCGCGCCACATGGCCGAGCTGATCGCGCTCGAACCGCCGTTCCTCGTCGTCGCCGGCGGCGCCGCGGCCCCGCCCGAGCTCGTGCTGCGCTGCACGCGCTCGTCCACCCCGCTGTTCACGACGCCGATGTCAGCCGCCGCGGTGATCGACAGCCTGCGGCTCTACATGTCGCGCATCCTCGCGCCGCGCGCGACGCTGCATGGCGTGTTCATCGACATCCTCGGGATGGGCGTGCTGCTGACCGGCGATTCGGGCCTCGGCAAGAGCGAACTCGGCCTCGAACTGATCAGCCGCGGCCACGGCCTCGTCGCCGACGACGCGGTCGATTTCGTTCGACTTGGCCCCGATTTCGTCGAAGGACGCTGCCCGCCGCTGCTGCAGAACCTGCTCGAAGTGCGCGGCCTCGGCCTGCTCGACATCAAGACGATCTTCGGTGAAACCGCCGTACGGCGGAAAATGAAGCTGAAGCTGATCGTCCAGCTCGTACGGCGCCCCGACGGCGAATTCCAGCGCCTGCCGCTCGAAAGCCAGACCGTCGACGTGCTCGGCTTGCCGATCAGCAAGGTCACGATCCAGGTCGCGGCCGGCCGCAACCTGGCGGTGCTGGTCGAGGCGGCCGTCCGGAACACGATCCTGCAGTTGCGCGGAATCGACACGTTGCGCGATTTCATGGATCGGCAACGACTCGCGATGCAAGATCCCGACAGTCAGTTCCCCGGCAAACTGGTGTAACCCGCACGCGCCGGCCGCGCAACGCCGACGCGTCGAGCCGGTGCTATGATGAAACGTCAGGATTCTCTGCTTCCCATGCGCATTGTCCTTATCACCGGCATCTCCGGCTCAGGCAAATCCGTCGCGCTGAACGCGCTCGAAGACGCAGGCTATTACTGCGTCGACAACCTGCCGCCGCACGTGCTCCCCGAACTCGCCCGCTACCTCGCCCAGAACGGCCAGCGTCGGCTCGCGGTCGCGATCGACGCGCGCTCGAGCGCGTCGCTCGACGAAATGCCCGGCCTGATCCGCGAACTGTCGGGCGAGCACGACGTGCGCGTGCTGTTCCTCAACGCAAGCACCCAGGCGCTGATCCAGCGATTCTCCGAAACACGCCGCCGCCATCCGCTGTCCGGCTCGCTGTCGCACGATGCGGACGTCGGCCTGCTGTCGTCGCTCGAGGAGGCGATCGAGCGCGAGCGCGACCTCGTCGCGCCGCTCGCCGAATTCGGCCACCAGATCGATACGAGCACGCTGCGCGCGAACGTGCTGCGCACCTGGGTCAAGCGCTTCATCGAGCAGAAAGACAACGACCTGATGGTGATGTTCGAGTCGTTCGGCTTCAAGCGCGGCGTGCCGCTCGACGCCGACCTGATGTTCGACGTGCGCGCGCTGCCGAATCCGTACTACGACCACGAGTTGCGCCCGCTCACCGGGCTCGACCAGCCGGTCATCGCCTTTCTCGACGCACTGCCGATCGTCCACCAGATGATCGACGACATCCATGCGTTCCTGATGAAATGGCTGCCGCACTTCCGTGATGACAACCGCAGCTACCTGACCGTCGCCATCGGCTGCACGGGCGGCCAGCATCGCTCGGTGTTCATCGCGGAAACGCTCGCCGCGCGCCTTGCGCACGAGGCGAACGTGATCGTGCGGCATCGTGACGCGCCAGTGGATGTCGACGCGTCGTCGCGGCTCGTCTCCGAGGTCACCCGACCCTAGCGACGCCCGCTCCCTTGTCAGCGCGCCATGTCCTCCCTATCGACCTCCCTGATCGACCTGCCGCTGTTTCCACTGCACACGGTATTGTTTCCGGGAGGCCTGCTCCCGCTCAAGGTGTTCGAGGCGCGCTATCTCGACATGTCCCGCGCGTGCCTGCGCGATGACGCGCCGTTCGGCGTGTGCCTGCTGAAGAGCGGGCCGGAGGTCGCGCAGGACGGTGCCGTGTCGGTGCCGGAGACCATCGGTTGCATGGCGCGCATCACCGAGTGCGATACCGGTGAATTCGGGATGCTGTATCTGCAGGCGGTCGGCACGCAGCGTTTCGAGCTGCTGT
The DNA window shown above is from Burkholderia cepacia and carries:
- the hprK gene encoding HPr(Ser) kinase/phosphatase, whose protein sequence is MDTSSINAQSIFDDNAATLKLSWLTGHEGWERGFSADTVGNATSSADLVGHLNLIHPNRIQVLGEAEIDYYQRQTDEDRSRHMAELIALEPPFLVVAGGAAAPPELVLRCTRSSTPLFTTPMSAAAVIDSLRLYMSRILAPRATLHGVFIDILGMGVLLTGDSGLGKSELGLELISRGHGLVADDAVDFVRLGPDFVEGRCPPLLQNLLEVRGLGLLDIKTIFGETAVRRKMKLKLIVQLVRRPDGEFQRLPLESQTVDVLGLPISKVTIQVAAGRNLAVLVEAAVRNTILQLRGIDTLRDFMDRQRLAMQDPDSQFPGKLV
- the hpf gene encoding ribosome hibernation-promoting factor, HPF/YfiA family → MNLKISGHHLEVTPAIREYVITKLDRVLRHSDQVIDGTVILSVDNHKEKDKQQRAEINLHLKGKDIFVESANGNLYAAIDLLIDKLDRQVVKHMERLQTHAHDPIKLQPSIDQIELPPQ
- a CDS encoding PTS sugar transporter subunit IIA — its product is MENQSAAARRPQAAQSPANMNRLAKILPIENVVIDLSVTSKKRVFEQAGLMFENQNGIARSTVTDNLFARERLGSTGLGEGVAIPHGRIKGLKHPLAAFVRLADAIPFEAPDGQPVGLLIFLLVPEQATQQHLEILSEIAQLLSDRDARERLHNETDIAELHRLLTQWQP
- the rapZ gene encoding RNase adapter RapZ, whose translation is MRIVLITGISGSGKSVALNALEDAGYYCVDNLPPHVLPELARYLAQNGQRRLAVAIDARSSASLDEMPGLIRELSGEHDVRVLFLNASTQALIQRFSETRRRHPLSGSLSHDADVGLLSSLEEAIERERDLVAPLAEFGHQIDTSTLRANVLRTWVKRFIEQKDNDLMVMFESFGFKRGVPLDADLMFDVRALPNPYYDHELRPLTGLDQPVIAFLDALPIVHQMIDDIHAFLMKWLPHFRDDNRSYLTVAIGCTGGQHRSVFIAETLAARLAHEANVIVRHRDAPVDVDASSRLVSEVTRP
- a CDS encoding RNA polymerase factor sigma-54; translated protein: MKASLQLRLSQHLALTPQLQQSIRLLQLSTLELQQEVAMAVAQNPLLENDDEWIASPLRVAADGSLIAQTPPAQNTEPASSNGSSTSSDRTERDERGGADDYDGYGSGDGNDGPQWNLDEFGRASGASDDDDLPPLQVQEAATSLRDHLSAQLRVTQAGPRDRALVMFLIESLDDDGYLTATLDEVLTDLPPELEIDCDELNAALALLHSFDPAGVGARSASECLKLQLLRLDPSPTRTLALEIVSQHLELLAARDFTRLRKHLKASDDALRDAHALIRSLEPFPGAAYGKAEADYVVPDIIVKKAGQGWLAELNPEVVPRLRINNLYANILRNSRGDPSAGSLKQQLQEARWLIKNIQQRFDTILRVAQAIVERQKNFFAHGEIAMRPLVLREIADTLGLHESTVSRVTTGKYMLTPFGTLEFKYFFGSHVSTDTGGAASSTAIRALIKQLIGAEDPKSPLSDSRIAELLAEQGFVVARRTVAKYREALKIPAVNLRKSL